In Sphingobacterium zeae, one genomic interval encodes:
- the surE gene encoding 5'/3'-nucleotidase SurE, which produces MKPNILVVNDDGITAPGIKVLLEEMQKIGNVVVVAPDSAQSGMGHAITLGRPLRLDKINLYEGVEMYQCSGTPVDCVKLAVNKVFKGQKPDICVSGINHGLNNSINVLYSGTMSAAVEGAIEGIPSIGFSLDNFSRDADFSPCRPYVISITEQVLANGLPKNTLLNVNFPQTSGFKGIKICRQAGGHWVEEFDERIDPHNRDYYWTTGKFVLQDRGEDTDCFALANGYVSVVPTQFDMTAHHAIPELNSWSFDHLEEKSSSRKREK; this is translated from the coding sequence ATGAAGCCCAATATTTTAGTTGTTAATGACGATGGTATCACAGCGCCAGGTATCAAGGTGTTGTTGGAGGAAATGCAGAAAATAGGAAATGTTGTCGTCGTTGCTCCAGATTCTGCACAATCTGGTATGGGGCACGCCATCACACTTGGCAGGCCGTTACGTTTAGATAAAATCAATTTATATGAAGGGGTTGAAATGTATCAGTGTTCAGGGACGCCGGTAGATTGTGTTAAGCTTGCTGTCAATAAAGTTTTCAAAGGTCAAAAGCCGGATATCTGTGTATCGGGCATTAATCATGGTCTCAATAATTCCATTAATGTGTTGTATTCCGGCACCATGTCTGCTGCGGTAGAAGGAGCGATTGAAGGGATTCCTTCCATTGGCTTCTCGCTAGATAATTTTTCCCGTGATGCTGATTTTAGCCCTTGCAGGCCTTATGTGATATCTATTACTGAACAGGTACTGGCAAACGGCCTTCCTAAAAATACCCTGTTGAATGTCAATTTTCCACAAACTTCGGGTTTTAAAGGCATTAAAATTTGTAGGCAGGCTGGAGGGCATTGGGTCGAAGAGTTTGATGAACGAATTGATCCACATAATCGCGATTATTACTGGACAACGGGTAAATTTGTGTTGCAGGACAGAGGGGAAGATACCGATTGTTTTGCTTTAGCCAATGGCTATGTATCTGTCGTTCCTACACAGTTTGATATGACGGCGCATCATGCCATTCCTGAACTGAATTCGTGGAGTTTTGACCATCTTGAAGAAAAGAGTAGCAGTCGGAAACGTGAAAAATAA
- the kduI gene encoding 5-dehydro-4-deoxy-D-glucuronate isomerase, which produces MSVNFESRYAIGPKEYKTLDTQGLRENFLIEKVFEADKIHFVYTHYDRYMAGGAMPVSSKIKLETISALLKEPYFLSRRELGIINVGGNGQVEVDGVTYDLNTKEALYIGQGAQEVYFSSKDAAQPAKFYLNSTPAHSSYPTKKVTKEDANKIELGSLETSNHRTINQMLLNKVVQTCQLQMGMTELKPGSVWNTMPSHTHDRRMEVYFYFELPEGQAVSHFMGPIDETRHIWMQNDQAVISPPWSIHSGAGTSNYTFIWGMAGENLDYDDMDKCAITELK; this is translated from the coding sequence ATGAGCGTTAATTTTGAATCCCGCTATGCAATAGGGCCCAAAGAATACAAAACTTTAGACACACAAGGATTAAGAGAAAATTTTCTAATTGAAAAAGTTTTTGAGGCAGATAAAATTCATTTTGTCTATACCCACTATGACCGCTATATGGCTGGAGGGGCGATGCCTGTCAGTTCAAAAATCAAATTAGAGACCATCTCGGCATTATTAAAAGAACCTTACTTCCTTTCGAGAAGAGAATTGGGTATTATCAATGTCGGAGGAAACGGCCAGGTCGAAGTTGACGGTGTTACCTACGATCTGAATACCAAAGAAGCGCTCTATATTGGACAGGGAGCTCAGGAAGTATATTTTTCAAGTAAAGATGCGGCGCAGCCCGCAAAGTTCTATTTAAACTCGACACCTGCACATTCCAGTTACCCTACTAAAAAAGTAACGAAAGAAGATGCAAATAAAATAGAATTGGGATCATTAGAAACGTCCAACCACCGCACAATTAATCAGATGTTATTAAACAAAGTGGTACAAACTTGTCAGTTACAGATGGGGATGACCGAGTTGAAGCCTGGGTCCGTATGGAATACCATGCCATCGCATACACACGATCGCCGTATGGAAGTTTATTTCTATTTTGAATTACCCGAAGGACAGGCTGTATCGCATTTCATGGGGCCTATTGATGAAACAAGACATATTTGGATGCAAAACGATCAAGCTGTCATTTCACCGCCATGGTCTATTCACTCAGGAGCGGGCACTTCAAATTACACCTTCATATGGGGCATGGCCGGCGAAAATCTAGATTATGATGATATGGACAAATGTGCTATTACCGAATTGAAGTGA
- a CDS encoding 1,4-dihydroxy-6-naphthoate synthase, with protein MKLTLGFSPCPNDTFIFDALIHHKIDTKGLDFEVEYHDVETLNLKAFQGELDITKLSYHAFAYAVEDYELLDAGSALGFGVGPMLITKDPKLAKLLQQKLERAESMEAFDQLKVGYPGKYTTANFLLSLAFPELKNKVELVFSDIEGALLDGSIDLGLIIHENRFTYAEKGLHKVVDLGDYWEKTTKFPIPLGGIVVKRSLPEEVKDTLNAILKDSVEFAFANPKSGLEFIRAHAQEMSEEVMYKHIELYVNKYSVALGIEGRNAITKMFEKAQELGFIPHSEKKLFLS; from the coding sequence ATGAAATTAACATTAGGATTTTCTCCATGCCCCAATGATACATTTATTTTTGATGCATTGATTCATCATAAGATAGATACTAAGGGATTGGATTTTGAAGTGGAATATCACGATGTGGAGACCTTAAACTTAAAAGCTTTTCAAGGCGAGCTTGATATTACCAAACTAAGTTATCATGCTTTCGCCTATGCTGTTGAGGACTATGAATTACTTGATGCGGGAAGCGCATTGGGTTTCGGTGTGGGGCCTATGCTGATTACCAAGGATCCCAAATTAGCAAAATTGCTGCAACAAAAATTGGAACGGGCAGAAAGCATGGAAGCATTCGATCAATTGAAAGTTGGCTATCCAGGAAAATATACAACGGCTAATTTTTTATTGAGCTTGGCTTTCCCTGAATTGAAAAATAAAGTAGAACTGGTTTTTTCTGATATCGAAGGCGCCTTATTGGATGGTTCTATTGATTTAGGATTGATTATTCACGAAAATAGATTCACCTATGCGGAAAAAGGATTGCATAAAGTTGTCGATCTCGGGGACTATTGGGAGAAAACGACAAAATTTCCGATTCCTCTTGGCGGAATTGTTGTAAAACGTAGTCTACCGGAAGAAGTGAAAGATACATTGAATGCAATCTTGAAAGATAGTGTGGAGTTTGCATTTGCCAATCCAAAGTCTGGTCTTGAGTTTATTCGCGCACATGCACAGGAAATGAGTGAAGAGGTGATGTACAAGCATATCGAACTTTATGTCAATAAATATTCAGTAGCGTTGGGCATTGAAGGACGTAACGCAATTACCAAGATGTTTGAAAAGGCTCAGGAACTTGGCTTTATACCGCATTCGGAAAAGAAATTATTTTTGTCATAA